In a single window of the Pongo abelii isolate AG06213 chromosome 1, NHGRI_mPonAbe1-v2.0_pri, whole genome shotgun sequence genome:
- the LOC100446400 gene encoding LOW QUALITY PROTEIN: antizyme inhibitor 2-like (The sequence of the model RefSeq protein was modified relative to this genomic sequence to represent the inferred CDS: deleted 1 base in 1 codon), with protein sequence MSTCLGDLKEAHGRPWPKEFIALGPEESAQQMVLRRIQELSDSDQQDPFMLADLDMLASRHQAFCQALPQVSPFYAVKCNSSTWVLRVLAALGTGFDCASQVELEQVLGLGVALSCIIYASPCKPASPIRYAAQHGVQLLNFDSEEELTKVAQHHPRTRLLLRLRTQDSQSTFPLSTKFGASLEACGHLLTSARDLGLAVVGASFHVGSNCQTPQSFTQAIADCRCVFEVGHRAGHDMSCLDIGGGFPGMEGSGSKFEELARVISAALAQDFPEECGVKVIAEPGRFYVESVCTAAVNIIAKKAVLEPGGSRKLMYYLNDGHYGSFRLCHRQPVPRVPIVVKEFCSEPPLFPCTLYGPTCDAFDRLFLEDVRLPELDVGDWLVFPSMGAYMSSMSSSFNGFLPATICYTMGPQLGCLGVGVEEKAGNLTLI encoded by the exons ATGAGCACCTGCCTCGGGGACCTGAAGGAAGCCCATGGAAGGCCATGGCCAAAGGAGTTCATCGCCCTGGGTCCAGAAGAATCTGCCCAGCAGATGGTCCTGCGGAGGATCCAGGAGCTTTCTGATTCA GACCAGCAAGACCCCTTCATGCTGGCTGACCTGGACATGCTGGCCAGCCGCCATCAGGCCTTCTGCCAAGCCCTGCCACAGGTCTCGCCCTTCTATGCAGTGAAGTGCAACAGTAGCACTTGGGTGCTGCGTGTCCTGGCCGCCCTGGGCACCGGCTTTGACTGTGCCAG CCAGGTGgaactggagcaggtgctgggcCTGGGTGTGGCCCTCTCGTGCATCATCTATGCCAGCCCCTGCAAGCCTGCCTCCCCCATCCGGTATGCTGCCCAGCACGGGGTGCAGCTCCTGAACTTCGACAGCGAGGAGGAGCTCACCAAGGTGGCCCAGCACCACCCCAGGACCAG ACTACTCCTCCGGCTGAGGACCCAGGACAGTCAGAGCACCTTCCCTCTGAGCACCAAGTTCGGGGCCAGCCTGGAAGCATGTGGGCACCTGCTCACGTCTGCCAGGGACCTGGGGTTGGCCGTGGTCGGAGCCAG CTTCCACGTGGGCTCCAACTGCCAGACACCCCAGAGTTTCACACAAGCTATCGCTGACTGCCGGTGCGTGTTTGAAGTGGGCCACAGG GCTGGGCATGATATGAGCTGCCTGGACATTGGAGGAGGCTTCCCCGGAATGGAGGGCTCCGGATCCAAGTTTGAGGAG ttgGCAAGAGTGATCAGTGCTGCCCTGGCCCAGGACTTCCCTGAGGAGTGTGGTGTCAAGGTCATCGCAGAGCCTGGCCGCTTCTATGTGGAGTCTGTCTGCACGGCCGCTGTCAACATCATTGCCAAGAAGGCTGTGCTGGAGCCCG GAGGCAGCCGGAAGCTGATGTATTATCTCAATGACGGCCACTATGGCTCCTTCCGCCTCTGCCACCGACAGCCTGTCCCAAGGGTTCCCATCGTGGTGAAG GAGTTCTGCTCAGAGCCGCCCCTCTTCCCCTGCACCCTCTATGGTCCCACGTGCGATGCCTTTGACAGGCTCTTCCTGGAGGATGTGCGGCTGCCCGAGCTGGATGTAGGCGATTGGCTGGTCTTCCCCTCCATGGGCGCCTACATGTCCTCCATGAGCTCCAGCTTCAATGGCTTCCTGCCCGCCACCATCTGCTACACAATGGGCCCCCAGCTCGGGTGCCTAGGGGTTGGGGttgaagagaaagcaggaaacctCACACTCATTTGA